A genomic region of Lepisosteus oculatus isolate fLepOcu1 unplaced genomic scaffold, fLepOcu1.hap2 HAP2_SCAFFOLD_58, whole genome shotgun sequence contains the following coding sequences:
- the LOC138231374 gene encoding zinc finger C2HC domain-containing protein 1C-like: MQEKEKKMIAMYNRRQEAALQKMRKCFQYVKYAAEKKTGNSYRFQAQQGPEKNIVGYDRSYPLKPMGNRKVSGPGEVRAVDRPEAQSDSLFAPTPPQDGHERPCERPGRRGSRVRKPKDRTVLPMVATPPGQCPSHANGMEHFQLQEELRKVAEAEAALKEEHRRREASLQDEMRRKEAMMKDEIRQKEAMMQAKLFRAEEELRMVQREMEDSREVAGRENRGLLTRRKTLQARQSELRPRGPWANHRSKAVPLLTCRMEKQKAFTPRKALPIRGDNLDYGSPMEDGRCAESHFPSALSHQERRQVSPCSHGLEDVPCGRRKYLKKARLPESDVSAAQAAQAHFRNNTACLDEQTLSVENRYLSPTSLMCPTAEQFPYENSQSGNPQLVPCELCHRKFAVERLEKHSKICKKLQNSKRKVFDSFKHRAKGTELETYIHKKKVKPPIVLRKNNWRQKHEDFIRSIKQAREVQQVITQRGKVVNLPQPPANPNPDYVPCPHCGRRFSPRPAQRHIPKCQHIRSRPPPPPRR, encoded by the exons atgcaggaaaaggagaaaaaaatgatcgccatgtacaatcggcggcaggaggcagctctacagaagatgagaaaatgtttccaatatgtcaaatacgctgcggagaagaagacggggaacagctatcgcttccaagcccaacagggccccgagaagaacattgtggggtatgatcggtcttaccccctgaagcctatgggtaacaggaaagtctccggccctggtgaggttcgggctgtggaccgcccggaagcacagagtgattccttgtttgcccccaccccgcctcaggatggtcatgagaggccctgcgagaggccgggcaggaggggctcaagagtacgcaaacctaaggacaggactgtcctccccatggtggcgacccctccagggcaatgcccttctcatgccaatgggatggagcactttcagttgcaagaggagctacgaaaagtggccgaagcagaggccgcgctgaaggaggagcatcgccggagggaggccagcctgcaggatgagatgcgccggaaggaggccatgatgaaggacgagattcgccagaaggaggccatgatgcaggcgaagctcttcagagctgaggaggagctgaggatggttcagagagagatggaagactccagagaggtggccggaagggaaaatagaggactcctgacccgaaggaagacactccaggcgaggcagagcgagcttcgccccagaggaccgtgggccaaccaccgctctaaggccgtgcctcttctgacctgcagaatggagaagcaaaaagccttcactccaaggaaagcccttcctatcagaggagacaaccttgattatggttctccaatggaagacggcagatgcgcagaatcgcactttccctctgcgctttcccatcaggagagacgtcaagtgagcccttgcagccatgggctagaagacgtcccctgtggaaggagaaagtatctcaagaaagcaaggctccctgaaagcgacgtgtcagcggcacaggccgcgcaggcccacttcagaaataacaccgcatgtctggatgaacaaactctgtcagtggaaaacagatatttgtcccctacaagtctgatgtgccctaccgctgagcaatttccatatgagaatagccagagtggaaaccctcagctggtgccctgtgaactgtgtcacaggaagtttgctgtagagaggttggagaaacacagcaagatctgcaagaagcttcagaattcaaagagaaaggtttttgactctttcaagcacagggccaagggaacagaactggagacatacatccataagaagaaggttaaaccgccaatcgtg ctgagaaagaacaactggaggcagaagcacgaggatttcattcggagcatcaaacaggccagggaggtgcagcaggtgatcacgcaaagagggaaggttgtgaacctgccccagccccccgcgaatccaaaccccgactacgtgccctgccctcactgtgGCCGGCGCTTttcccccaggccggcacagaggcacatccccaagtgtcagcacatcaggagccgccctcctcctcctcctcgcagatga